A DNA window from Camelina sativa cultivar DH55 chromosome 13, Cs, whole genome shotgun sequence contains the following coding sequences:
- the LOC104737150 gene encoding LOW QUALITY PROTEIN: uncharacterized protein LOC104737150 (The sequence of the model RefSeq protein was modified relative to this genomic sequence to represent the inferred CDS: deleted 1 base in 1 codon; substituted 1 base at 1 genomic stop codon), with the protein MAFVTKLVTTIHTTFSATLELDHLLFLEKGELVVMRLVNINNLWWWLKSVNSVRWMFNIFRRLVNTFPVNKEFTYFAVIATSGIITCLWINGSDTPSDSMFVYFKRRKKXKELLNLRSQGYAPFKSRSLSLFKSLILCSAEVTDIIIWFDPE; encoded by the exons ATGGCATTTGTAACAAAACTCGTAACAACCATACATACGACATTTAGTGCCACGCTCGAACTTGATCATCTCCTTTTCCTTGAGAAGGGTGAGCTTGTGGTGATGCGTCTTGTAAATATCAATAACCTCTGGTGGTGG CTTAAGAGTGTGAACAGCGTGAGATGGATGTTCAATATATTCAGGAGACTCGTCAACACATTTCCTGTGAACAAAGAATTCACATATTTCGCAGTAATAGCCACCAGTG GCATCATAACATGCTTGTGGATCAACGGTAGTGACACTCCCTCAGATTCCATGTTCGTAtacttcaag agaagaaagaagtagaAGGAATTGTTGAATCTGAGATCTCAAGGTTATGCTCCTTTCAAgtctcgttctctctctctatttaaaAGTCTT ATCCTCTGCTCTGCTGAGGTGACTGATATTATAATTTGGTTTGACCCGGAGTGA
- the LOC104737151 gene encoding hepatoma-derived growth factor-related protein 2 has product MVLSRRFAQVSSDEDDDVPITRAKGRNSTSSEEILGKRKKRKTVKLYEEIEEKESERKRKRKGKKGDDDDEDMMMEEEEEEETPPEAEEEEEEEEEEEEKPDDASPVGDSVKVTGKGKGKRTHFLQFEYDGNKYDVEDPVLLVPEDKSQKPYVAIIKDITQTKDGSMMILGQWFYRPEEAEKKGGGNWQSSDTRELFYSFHRDEVPAESVMHRCVVYFVPAHKQLPKRKNNPGFIVRKVYDTVEKKLWKLTDKDYEDSKQHEIDLLVQKTMSQLGDLPDLESEEILFDQENMLKAKRSFRKANISPVDVRREEDASLKAETPGSGAGISSEHYAILEKFDSLTGDAHRDKCLGKLLEAVQHVCYIPENKPAGDDAKMGSNGSHLEHDEKDTKSENGKDENFLWPDAAVPPVCALENASHASLASDYQKYNQKMRTLVFNLKNTALLARRLLNGELEPAKILNMSPTELKEGLTADETTKKEPDEADRMQMTDARCSRCNQLTVGLRDIIQAGHGDRYQLECVDCGYSWYASRDEVSTLTIGIEKPAQGTEKEDTEKNLTSPRETEKPKDEALKTNDSNADNNPEASKKPE; this is encoded by the exons atggtGTTGTCTCGGCGATTCGCTCAAGTGTCGAGTGACGAAGACGACGATGTACCGATCACGAGGGCTAAGGGAAGGAACTCGACGAGTTCTGAGGAGATTTTGGGGAAACGGAAGAAGCGTAAGACGGTGAAGCTCTACGAAGAGATAGAAGAGAAGGAATcggagaggaagaggaagagaaaggggAAGAAAGGGGATGACGATGATGAGGATAtgatgatggaggaggaggaggaggaagaaacgCCTCCGgaggctgaagaagaagaggaagaagaagaagaagaagaagagaagcctGATGATGCGAGTCCTGTTGGTGATTCGGTTAAGGTTACGGGTAAAGGAAAAGGGAAAAGAACTCATTTTTTGCAATTTGAGTATGATGGCAACAAATATGATGTG GAGGATCCGGTGTTGTTGGTTCCTGAGGACAAAAGTCAAAAACCATATGTTGCAATTATCAAG GATATTACGCAAACTAAAGATGGAAGCATGATGATTCTGGGACAGTGGTTTTATCGCCCAGAAGAGGCAGAGAAAAAGGGTGGTGGAAACTGGCAATCGAGTGATACACGAGAGCTGTTCTACAGTTTCCATCGTGATGAAGTGCCAGCAGAGTCTGTGATGCACAGATGTGTTGTTTACTTTGTCCCGGCCCATAAACAACTTCCGAAACGCAAAAATAACCCTGGATTCATTGTCCGGAAGGTCTATGATACTGTTGAAAAGAAGCTGTGGAAGCTGACTGACAAAGACTATGAAGACTCAAAACAACATGAAATCGACCTTCTTGTCCAAAAGACGATGTCGCAATTGGGTGATCTTCCAGACCTTGAATCTGAGGAAATTCTTTTTGACCAGGAGAATATGTTGAAGGCGAAAAGATCTTTTCGAAAAGCTAACATAAGTCCTGTTGATGTTAGAAGGGAGGAAGATGCCTCTCTTAAGGCTGAAACGCCTGGAAGTGGTGCGGGTATATCATCAGAGCATTATGCTATCTTAGAGAAGTTTGATTCACTAACAGGTGATGCTCATCGTGACAAGTGTTtggggaagcttctggaggcTGTCCAACACGTATGTTATATTCCTGAGAACAAACCAGCTGGCGACGATGCAAAGATGGGTTCAAATGGATCCCATCTTGAACATGATGAGAAAGATACGAAGTCTGAAAATGGAAAG GATGAGAATTTTCTCTGGCCAGATGCTGCTGTTCCTCCAGTGTGTGCTCTTGAGAATGCTTCACATGCTTCTCTTGCATCGGATTATCAGAAATACAACCAAAAGATGAGGACACTGGTTTTCAATCTCAAG AACACCGCACTGCTGGCTAGACGACTGCTCAATGGCGAGTTAGAGCCTGCAAAGATTTTGAACATGTCACCCACGGAGTTAAAG GAGGGTCTAACTGCTGACGAAACAACAAAGAAGGAGCCTGATGAGGCGGATCGCATGCag ATGACTGATGCAAGATGCTCGAGATGCAATCAATTGACAGTGGGCCTGCGGGATATCATCCAAGCTGGGCATGGAGACCGCTATCAG CTGGAGTGTGTCGACTGTGGCTATTCCTGGTACGCCTCAAGGGATGAGGTTTCAACTCTGACAATAGGCATAGAGAAACCTGCCCAAGGCACAGAGAAGGAGGATACTGAGAAGAATTTGACCAGTCCTCGTGAAACTGAGAAACCAAAAGACGAAGCCTTGAAGACCAATGACTCAAATGCTGACAACAATCCAGAAGCCTCCAAGAAACCAGAGTAA
- the LOC104737149 gene encoding putative cysteine-rich receptor-like protein kinase 34 has protein sequence MELINTLLLQIFLFCLITFDSVSAQTCFNGYFKPTSAFDINRRLILSTLASKVTTHNGFYSTSIGQSQLLIIGMCIPGTKPETCSDCIKGSTDGLLRSCPNQTVGYVWPDCCMVRYSNISFSRSLIMEPSQPVSDPAPIGVDLKVFDRIWEELMSRAITAASSTHKSSSFKHRYYAAEVASLTAFQTIYAMVQCTPDVSSGDCEFCLKKTVVDYKKCCRGNKGGAFVRPFCFIRWDLYPFAGAFENVTSPPPSSPSIKKSATSYHL, from the coding sequence ATGGAGCTGATCAACACTttacttttacaaatttttttgttttgcctcATAACCTTTGATTCTGTTTCTGCACAGACGTGCTTCAATGGATACTTTAAGCCCACTAGTGCTTTTGACATAAACCGTCGTCTAATTCTCTCTACTCTTGCTTCTAAGGTCACAACTCACAACGGCTTCTACAGCACCTCCATCGGCCAAAGTCAACTCTTGATTATTGGCATGTGTATCCCTGGAACTAAACCAGAGACTTGTTCAGATTGCATCAAAGGTTCAACAGACGGCTTGTTACGAAGTTGTCCTAACCAAACAGTTGGTTATGTGTGGCCAGATTGTTGTATGGTACGTTATTCCAACATTTCCTTCTCTAGATCGCTCATTATGGAACCGTCTCAACCAGTGTCCGATCCCGCACCTATCGGTGTTGATTTGAAAGTGTTTGATAGAATCTGGGAAGAGTTAATGTCCCGTGCGATAACTGCAGCTTCGAGCACtcataaatcatcatcatttaaGCATAGGTACTATGCAGCTGAGGTTGCTTCATTGACAGCTTTCCAAACCATATACGCGATGGTACAATGTACACCAGACGTTTCTTCAGGGGATTGTGAGTTTTGTCTGAAGAAAACTGTTGTTGATTATAAGAAATGTTGTCGTGGTAACAAGGGTGGTGCTTTTGTAAGACCATTTTGCTTCATCCGGTGGGATTTGTATCCTTTTGCTGGAGCTTTTGAAAATGTTACATCGCCACCGCCTTCGTCACCATCTATTAAAAAAAGTGCCACATCATATCACCTATGA
- the LOC104737154 gene encoding uncharacterized protein LOC104737154 has product MVDAIGAVSLVCHRPSIVRVSVKNESKTQRSQFPVKLDFSANRLVMQKSVMKSRMWSVLPIRAVAMELTKEMPAYKKKKDERLPKTWNYLDSGADDKPGVWPPENKADKPSLHNPLLRQERMGCGWLGAIFEWEGVLIEDNPDLDNKSWLTLAQEEGKSPPPAFMLRRVEGMKNEQAISEVLCWSRDPVQVRRMAKRKEEIFKALHGGVYRLRDGSQEFVNVLMNNKIPMALVSTRPRETLENAVGSVGIRKFFSVIVASEDVYRGKPDPEMFIYAAQLLDFIPERCIVFGNSNQTIEAAHDGRMKCVAVASKHPIYELGAAELVVRRLDELSIIDLKKLADTDLTEFEPELEMEKEDEHERPSSAVAVDDIF; this is encoded by the coding sequence ATGGTGGATGCTATTGGAGCTGTGTCTTTGGTTTGTCATCGACCTTCGATTGTGAGGGTTTCGGTTAAGAACGAATCCAAAACGCAGAGATCACAGTTTCCGGTGAAGTTAGATTTTAGTGCGAATCGTTTGGTGATGCAGAAGAGTGTGATGAAGAGTCGAATGTGGTCTGTGTTACCGATCAGGGCTGTTGCGATGGAACTGACGAAAGAGATGCCTGcgtataagaagaagaaagacgagaGGTTACCTAAAACTTGGAACTATCTTGATTCCGGTGCAGATGATAAACCCGGTGTATGGCCACCTGAGAACAAAGCTGATAAGCCTTCATTGCATAATCCTTTACTTAGGCAAGAACGTATGGGTTGTGGTTGGTTAGGTGCTATATTTGAGTGGGAAGGAGTGTTGATTGAAGATAACCCTGATCTTGATAACAAGTCATGGCTGACTTTAGCTCAGGAAGAAGGGAAGTCTCCTCCTCCAGCTTTTATGCTCAGACGTGTCGAAGGGATGAAAAACGAGCAGGCGATTTCAGAGGTTCTGTGTTGGTCGAGAGATCCTGTTCAAGTGAGAAGGATGGCTAAGCGTAAAGAAGAGATCTTTAAAGCTTTACATGGAGGTGTGTATAGACTAAGAGACGGGTCACAGGAGTTTGTGAATGTCTTGATGAATAATAAGATCCCAATGGCTTTGGTGTCTACTCGTCCTCGGGAGACATTAGAGAATGCTGTTGGATCTGTTGGTATACGGAAGTTCTTCAGTGTGATAGTTGCGTCTGAAGATGTTTACAGAGGTAAACCGGATCCTGAGATGTTCATTTACGCAGCACAGCTTCTTGATTTCATACCGGAACGTTGCATTGTGTTTGGAAACTCGAACCAGACCATTGAAGCGGCTCATGATGGGAGGATGAAATGTGTGGCTGTGGCTAGTAAACACCCGATTTATGAGCTTGGTGCAGCTGAGCTGGTGGTAAGAAGACTAGACGAGTTATCGATTATTGATTTGAAGAAACTTGCAGATACGGATTTGACGGAATTCGAACCGGAATTGGAGATGGAAAAGGAAGATGAGCATGAGCGGCCTTCGTCAGCTGTAGCAGTTGATGATATCTTCTGA